TTACTTATTATATGATGAGCTTCGGATGCTTTCGTTCAAAACgagagatgaaagatgaaaaaaaagaagcgatgacgatgatgaagatatTTTCAAAAGCTGTGAGACAGCAGATGACCGTCTAACGTCTaatcaaggagaaggagaggatagGGAAAGACAacaaggaaagaaggggaaagacGCCACCACCGTCAGCGATCCTTGCGAACCCCGCCCGACGACGCGAGCGTTTCGATGATTCGATAATCATTGACATGACGACACCTTTCGTCTACGATGATGACAAAAAGATGTGTAtagaagtggaagaggaacaaTATGAAGAAGCGGTAGAATATTGCCGATATATGAAGCATGGATCACGAGaaaggcagaagaagaaggtcagGTGATGGATGGGCCACCAAGGGCATGCGAAAATCAATGTGAAAAAGCCTTCTTAAACCATCATGTATGCAACATGATTGGGGCTACCTCATGTAATTCCTTGTTTATCGTTGATtgatctcctcttcatcattcatccTTCATTGCTGCACAATTCTGCGAGCCGCATACGCCATACACGTACGAATtatgaaggaagaataaTGTTATCTGCTTATCAGCCGACGGGATCAATCTTACAGTTTATAGTAGTCCGAGTTACGTTCGTTGTCACGGACCAGCGAGGGCGGGGTGCACTTGCGCCGTCTATTATACCTCCTGTCTTATATCGACCGTTGCAATGCTCGGGCACAGCGGTGCCCCCTGCCTACTGCCCGTTTGACTTCTGGGGCCAACTTCCATACTCCGAATTCAGTTTTCTTGACTCTCGACTGGTGACATCATCCTTTTAACGAATAGCAACAAACAAGGGCATGCAATGCCAGATACTAACGAATAACCCTCCTGCCCCGCCAGTGCAGCCAACTCCGTGATTCTCTACGTTTTCTGACCTTTCTATCCTAGTTCTCTCTCCGGCAACTCTCGGCAAAATTCACTTATCACTATTCTTGCGCCATCCATTCGTAATGACAGACAACAACATGGTTGAATGAGTGGCTTATCATATCGATCACAACAAGTCCCACCGGCGAGATCAGTCACCTCGCCCTTCCTCTTGGCCGTCCATACGCAGACCCTTAATAATACCTTCGCCTTATTTCTATTTCATATACCATGTATCTTGTGCTACATTCCGGTCAAGGGCATGTCAAGCTATTATACTTGTAGCTCAAAGCTTGATGATGCAGATTTCGAATTTCGAGTCTCGTCAGATCAGGCCACATTACCTCCAGATTACTGCTCACTGCAAGATGATAGGAATTAATAGAACACCTTGAAGATAAGGCCATATCTCATATCAGTCCGATGCTGCGAACGGAAGCGAAAGATGGGACGTCGCAGGGTGCTTCTTGAGATAGACTGGCCCTCACGCTTCGCAGTTAACTAACTCGTTTGCCGAACCGTGCATGTTGAAAAGTGCATATCATTTTACAATTTAAGTTACTGTTGATGATTTTCAAGCAGTAGAACGTCCGCTTGGAGTCCAGGGTCGTTTACAACACTAACCAGGATCTCCTTTATGCCTTCACTATTCTGGGCGTTGATAAGCGATAAGAAGCCTGATATGCCGATGAGGGGGTCTATTTTTGACCTCGTCCCTCGTTCGCGAGCCTACGCTGCCACGAATGGCATATCACCGAACATTTAGAGTGTGAAGCAGAGCGCAGATGTGTGGGATCGTCTTATTGTATAGAAACACCTAGCAGACAATGGTCGATTCAACTTTTGAGGCTGGTAGTACGAGTAACTATAAGTATCTCCGCCGCCACCATCGATCCTGCTTATCCTCGATCTCTGCCTTAACTGATTAATGTTACCGACATATACATTACTATCGCTTACTTATCGTGTCTCGTACACCTTTTCGCCCGTGTCTCTGCAAGTGCCCCATCATGTGTCATAAATGCACGTGCATGTCTCAATCACCCCCAGGTCATAGTTTGCAAAACTTAAAATTTAAGATTCGGTGGGTATTCAGGGTGATCAAAAGCACCGCTAACTCTTACATCAATGCCGACATCTTGACACTCCTCCTCACCGCACTCAAAGACCCTTCGTTGAACTTGTATATCGGTCGGAACTTCTTTTTCGGTGGCGCTTGTGGTCTCACGCCGTCTGCGGTGACTGTaataagagaaagaaaTCCTTATCAGCGGACATTTTCCCGACGATATAAACGGGGCATGCGCGCCTCACGCTTaccatcttcctcgatAACAGCGACCGTTCGTCCGAAGAAGTCCGTCACAGGCTGGAATAAGGTCAATGCTGCCCATCAAAAAAAGTCACACAGACAGTACCTACCAGCAACGCTTTTTCCTCAGGCTTCTTTGCTATGTTTCCCATCAATCCGTACGCTTTTGCAAATCCATCAGCTCCCGTGTCCGAAGCCTCGGTATCGGCTCCGCCTCGCTTTTGGGCCAACTCGGCATCCATCTAACCAGCACCCGCGTTTTagtagaagaaggagcagagTCGTCAAGGAACACTTACAGCTTGAGAAATGAGTTGACGGATCATGAATCTCGATGCTAAGATGTCTTCGGCTCGTTTCCCATCATAATGAACAAAGACATCGATTGCCCTATAGCCGAACAATATTCAGTCCTGTCTGGCAGCTCTGTGACGGTTAAATGACTCACGGTTCAAGCCGCATCATTGGCTGACCATTCTcagccttttccttgtAGAATGTAAGACCGAGTGGGATCATCAATTCAACCAATCTCTCGAGAACCGCTTTCTCCGCCGGCTTGACGATGTTTGCGTTCACCTAGTTGTATCAACATTAGCTGCAGCCAGAAGTGAACAGTCCGTTTGAAGACTTTACAGGCTTAAGAGGCGGTGAAATGATTCGCATGAGGAAAGGAATAAGTTCGGTGAGCGTCGTACTGGTGGTGAACATGGAGCGCAATATAGGAGGAAGGACATTCTTGAAAGCCGTCGCAACCTCTTCATTAGAAGCACGTGTTTGATACGCCTGTACGTTATTAGCAGGGGTACATTGACAACTTCGAGACACCTACTTCATAGTCAATCTTGGGATACTCTGTTGGTTTTGAACTGTTGCCTTGTGACGCCAGGTGCGGATACCAAGCTCCCACTCCCCATGGCATGTACCCCAACAACTCCCATTCCTGTTCACTTGTAACTCTCGCTTGTAGCCTGTCAGAAAACGCCAGCCATTCGTGAACTTTTGTCAAGTTTTTCATCGTCCCATCCAATGGTTTGAGGTTCGGGTAATGTTCGAAGGCGCCTAAAAGAAGTTTGTCGTACTCACCGCAAGAGTTGATGATAGGGATAATTCGTGGAAGGTAGCGGGTATCGTCAATGCTTCCTTGTGCGCGTCGCTTCTTGGCAGCAAGGGGAATGAAAATGGCGTTCCACGCTGTTTGGAGGGTGGTGCTGGTGTCTTTGAGACCTAGAGATGTCGCGCGAATAGCTTCTTCTGTAACCACCGACGATCTGCTTTTAATGAACTAGATGCCTGACTGTTAACTTCTGCGACTTTGATTGACGGCTGACACGTACTTGCAATGTGTTGAGGCAGCTTCGAACATCGCCGCtcgtcatctccaccaGAGTATTGAGCGAACGAGTATCCGATTGAAGACCTTCTCGTTTGCAAATATCTCGTAACCTTACGACCAGAGATTGAGCTTGTGGCTTGCGGAACCTGATAATCCTCGCGTACGACCTTAGAGGACGCAAGGCTGGTGCGTAAAGATCGTTGCAAATACATATGATAGGCCTTCTCAGCGGCTTTGCCGGAGTGTtggatttttttttcgcaGGCACGTCCTGAATCAACTTAATTAATGCCTTGATGAACCCActctctccacctccagcACCGTCAATCTCATCTATGACTACACATGTCGGTTTGCCCTCCGCTCCCAAGCTAGTACCAGCATCAACGGCATTGCGAATTCTTGTTTGTACCGTCTGGTAACTTCTATCGTCCGAGGCGTTGATCTCGAGGATGCGATACCCAGCATGGCGGGCCACGATAGATGCCAATGTGGTTTTACCGTATCCCGGCGGGccggagagaagaagaacacGTTCATGAGGTCGCCCAAGGGGGTCTACAGCGAATGGCTTGGAGTCGGAGGCATCGAATGGGCGTTTCTTTGCTTGGGGCTGTTGTCTTTTGAAGACACATTTGTCCCATTCCTTGAGCCATGACATAACTTCGCGATGCACGCGCTAACGGTTTTATCAGCCTCTACCAGGGATCGTATGTAATAAAAGCTTACATCTTCGCCAAGCAAGTCGGTGAACTTTTTGGGCCTGTACTTGTCCACCCACATCGTCGTTCCCATCTGTATTTTCTTCGTCTGCCCCTCAAATTCCTCGTCAATTTGCCTTTGCAGCCTTCTGTCATCAATTTTGGGTCTAACAACAGCGATCAGAAATGATGTGACCTACTTGAGAGCTTTTTCTCGAGATTTGAGCTCGTTGACCTGATCGAGCAACTTGTGCAGTGGCACAGTTAAGAGTTCGCcagcttttcctttcccgCCTCGTTGTTGCAGTTCCTAAGTTAAGTCAGCCAATACACCTCTTGAAGGGATAAAAAAGTACACAATACACACTAAGGGAGATATGGCTTGGGgtttccatcttctctggAAAGTAATCATGTCACCATCAGCCGTTGCAGCCATAAGAGAAGGCAGGGTGCAAGGTCGTGTTTGTTTGACGAGCCCACTTTGTggctccttttcttttggcAGCTGATCCAGAGATATAGCAGGGATATCTAAAGGAGGAGTAAGGGTTACTCGTGAGGCTACCCCGGGTGAGCAACTGCAAGCTTTTGGCGAGACTAACAGAACCTACAGGATGCGACAGGCACGTCAAAGTCGAATATACCGTTTGACAAGAATTCGTATCCTGTGGTTTCTTtatccttcccctttccactAATCCTTGATTGAGTCTGCTCGTCATTTCCGTCATCTCTCCCCGACGGTTCATCCTGTAATTCCGCAAattctctctccatctccatcactgccatctcatcttcccagTTTTCGTCCGGTTCAAAATCTGGAGGCGGCGTAGGTATACGAGGAGCTGTAGGCCTTGATattccttccctttccatAAGCAAGGTCGCGGTACTATTAGACACATCGTTGTTGGTAGAAACCGCCGGGGCAGAGGATGTCGGAGACGCGTCCTGATCCTGTCGGGTTAATTGAGGCTGAGGTTGCAGTCCAAAGTCAAAGTCGAAAATATCGGTAGGCTCGAATACGAGAGTTTCGGGTGATGCTTCAAGCATGTTGGGAAATTCTGCTTGAAGGTCTTGAGGCCTAATAAGATAAGTGTGATGAGATGGGAAGCACTtgacgaaagaagaattggaCAATACGACggacgcgtcgcgtcgaGAAAACATTAGGCACGGAACAAACTTCCGACTTCCTCACGGCGGGGCCAGAGTTCTTTACATAATGCAAATTCTTGAGCCCATGAACAAAACTAGCGAGAGACGGAGTACGATTAAAAGGCTATAATATGAATAAATGGGACAGGAGCGAGAATACTGAAGAGAACGACCCCCCATTGGTTTTATACATCACGCTCTAGAATTCGTACAAGTCAGGTCTATCATGCCTCAACGCAATTTTCTGTGGCTGATCTTTCCCTCGCGGTCCATGATCATGCGTATGTGAGTGCGCGTGGTCATGCTTCGATCCGTCTCCTCCTTTACCAACAATGAtaacctcctcttcccctccgAATCTCACCCGAGCCCGAGGCTTTGATGGTTTCTTATCCTGGTCGGCTCCTCTTGGTTTATCATCGACTCCTGTCTGGGGTGTGGAGGCAAGAACAGGCTGAGAGGGTTCGATACCACTGGAAGGTATTGTCATTGTAGGATGAGAATGTGCGTGTGAGTGCGTCGCGTCAGCTCCATCCAAAGCTTCTCTCACATCCCCTCCAGTCCGTCTCTCCCCCACACCCCCTTCCACGCCCAGATGAACCGTCTCCACCACAAACcgtttcctcttcagtCTGAACCCAAGATTATTCTCGCCCGCACCGCCACCGCCGCCTGACGATGACGCCGATGTTGATGATTGGGAGACGCCGAGCAAAGTGGAGTGTTTCAAGgtagaaggaagaagggcgtGGGTGGTTGGATAGGAGTGGAGGGTGAGGAGACCGTGGGTTGGGAAGAGGGGTGGTAATGTGGGGTCATCTGTGCTCATAATTACTCAAAATGTTTATTAATTGGACTCTGTACCTACCGGCGAATCCCTTGAGTTCAACACATGCGTCCACGCCCCACGACAGACGCCTCACAAtactttctctttcattACCCATCGAAAGGATAAGACTCGCGGGAAGCGTTATCAGAGCTGAAGCTGGCTTGGTCTTCAACAGCTCTCGAagagaatgaatgaatCGATGTATTTCCTGAAACCGGATACGGAGATATTAGGGACATTCCGATAATCTGTTCTCGAGCACAGACTCACGCTCATGGAAATATGCCCCCAATCAAGACTTCCAAGCTCATGCACAGCCAGTCTCGTCGCTCTCCCTTTATCGGCATGCTGCAACTTTTCCCACACACCTTTCAACACTTCATCCAGAACACATGATCGAGAAGTACTCGGCTCATCAGAATTGATGGCCACGTACGACATTTGACCAGATTCTTGCATCAGGGAAAGGGCTTCCGGTGGGATGGTAGTCATAAGAGATAGATTAGATCCGTTGCCTACGTATCATTAATCAAAACCAATACCCCGTCAGCCAGTCTACGCAAGACGGAATTTTGAAACTCTTCGACTTACCCTTCACCGTGGTCTGAAACTTGCCCATCTTCTCATATCTCCACGCAATTTTCCTctcaccaccttccacccctccttcgccttcactttcacttccatctccagATACTCCGCCTTCCGTCCACATACACCCTTTCACCACggcctctccctcctccttctccccgaCCAGCACCCCCGCCTGACCCGACGCCAAACCCTGAGCGATCCAGTATCTCTCCAGTAACCTACCCCACGCGGACTGGGTATCTGGAGcgaggacgagaaggatAGAATGAAGGGGTAAACCGCCGCCGAGAAGGTCATCCATTGACGGAAGGCCGGTTGGGAGCAGAGGTAAAGAGTGAATAGGGGACGGTGTCGTACCCGGCGGAGGGGGGTTGGCCACTGGAATTCGGCGAGTAAATGATGGCATTTTTACTGcgtgagaagaagagtatggCAAATGCAGTCAAGGTGAACAAAAATGAAGTTTGTTCGTCGGTGCTCGCGTCGGCGTCGATGACGGGAACTTGGCCAATTTCGGCTCATCGAGGTGGAGGTTCCTTTGCACCTATTACGTAAAAGCATAACAATATGAATAACAATGAGCCGAACTCGAGCGATTGACGTGAGCTGTTCAAATTCTTGTAGGCAGATGTAGATAGGTAAATATGCGATATTTGGATCGTAGACATCGTGCATCGTGTACACAGACGAAAACATGTAGATAACGAAAGGGACATGGGGTATCGTTACAAACGTAAAAAAAAGGTATACGTCCTTTCCACTGCCATCAAACATCCAGTTAGTGGTTcatgggaaagaagatggaaaaagatTGTGAGAAAAGAGACAAAGTAAAAGGAACTACACACAGCCCGTGTTTATAAAATTGAGAGCGCAACGGAAACGAAAAATAAGAGATATAATGGTAGATACTATGATATAAGGTTCGTTATGCGCGTCAATATTTCAAAATTTCAATTGTCCTGCACAGCCAGTGTTCGTAAACAAGTTCGAGAGAGTGATaggatggggaagataAGATCTAACTCTGGAGGGCGGCCTCGACCACGAGCTGACCGTACTGGGCAGCAAGAGCGTTGATCATCTCAAGGTTGCCGGTAACTTCGACAGAAACTTCTGATGACCCGCTGTTTGCGCTGCCGCTGACACCAGTATCGGAGGAAATGGTAGCAGAAACACTGCTGTTGGAAGCGTTGCTCACAATGGCGAAAGGGTTGGTAGAGTTGACGGCcgcagaagcggaagagtACGCGGATGAAGTGATGGTGCTGCTAGGCGCAGAGGAGCTGTAGGTGGAGCTCTCAACCCAGACggaggtggaagtggaagaaggagccaCCCAGGTGGAGGTGGGTGTGGTCGAAGTAGAGGTTTCAGCGGGCGAAGAATACCACtgggtggtggaagaaggagtgggTGAGGTGGAAGGCTCGACCCACTCAGGGGTGGACGATGACGAAGGAGGAATCCAGACGTAAGTGGAAgtcgatgaggaagaaggagcaacccaggtggaggtgggggGTACATAAGTAGAAGTGGGAGTTTCAGAGGTGGTAGTCGCGGCAGGAGCCTACAAAAGATGTGTCAGTAGGAATTTTGCGCGGAGTTTTGTAAAGACAGCCCAACTCACATCGTCGTCAAACCACCAAGTGATTTGAATAGTACCGGCGTCATAATCAGCGAACCGGGTGAAAAGGCCGGGAGACAAGTCAAGGGATCCATAGTCACATGTAGGGCATTCGTCTGTATGTTTGTTAGCAAAGGAAACGCCTCAAATATCAACTAACTCACCAAGAATCTCAACACCGCTGACAGTGGTAGAGCCCATTTGGATGGTAATGTACTTGAAGCACTGAGGACCGGGGTCTGCATGCGTGAGATCCATCAGCACATGCctttttttacttttttCTGGAAATTTGATTTTCCGGCATAAAGAGATTCAAGGACTCGTACTTACATCCACTACCATACTGCGCAGAGTTCAACGCAACCATGTAATCGCTGTCTTGAGAGTTCAAACCACAAGCGCCCAAACCTGTGTAGTAAAAGGTTCCAACGCCGGTATACGTTGTCCCTCGGGGAGTGAGGGTCCTATTGTCAAAGTGGTCGCGCTCAACAATGGTTCGATTGTCATAATGGTTATCCCTCTCGACGATGGACGGGGATTCTTCAGCATCGCGGCCATGAATATGCTCGTAATTCTTTCGAGCTCGCTCGTGAGCGCGGCGGTGGGGAGGGTTGTGGGCAGCGAGCGCAAGAATGgggaggagctggaagagggcgaggagggcgagcATGGTCGGTGGGTGTATCGAGTTAGTTGATGTGCTGGATAGTCGGATTACGATATGTATGGAAACCAAGTAAAGAGCGTGTATAAATGAATGTGATGTTGATGTATATGGTGTTAATGATGTAAAGGAGAGGGTTTCTGTTATGAAATTGCAAAGGAGACGAACCGTGCAAACAACAAGCCCCCATCCGCGACTGTGACAACTGCCCCTGAGAGGTCATCCGCGTCGCCTTCAAACATAAAACGCCGAGTGTGGCACTCCTTGCTGACACCTACTATGTATTATAATACGTCCAGGGAGAGTCGAATACGTAAGATTGCCATCCGCAGTTAAATAGCAACTCACCTCG
The Cryptococcus neoformans var. neoformans JEC21 chromosome 8 sequence genome window above contains:
- a CDS encoding B2-aldehyde-forming enzyme, putative, which produces MLALLALFQLLPILALAAHNPPHRRAHERARKNYEHIHGRDAEESPSIVERDNHYDNRTIVERDHFDNRTLTPRGTTYTGVGTFYYTGLGACGLNSQDSDYMVALNSAQYGSGYPGPQCFKYITIQMGSTTVSGVEILDECPTCDYGSLDLSPGLFTRFADYDAGTIQITWWFDDDAPAATTTSETPTSTYVPPTSTWVAPSSSSTSTYVWIPPSSSSTPEWVEPSTSPTPSSTTQWYSSPAETSTSTTPTSTWVAPSSTSTSVWVESSTYSSSAPSSTITSSAYSSASAAVNSTNPFAIVSNASNSSVSATISSDTGVSGSANSGSSEVSVEVTGNLEMINALAAQYGQLVVEAALQS
- a CDS encoding sister chromatid cohesion-related protein, putative — its product is MLEASPETLVFEPTDIFDFDFGLQPQPQLTRQDQDASPTSSAPAVSTNNDVSNSTATLLMEREGISRPTAPRIPTPPPDFEPDENWEDEMAVMEMEREFAELQDEPSGRDDGNDEQTQSRISGKGKDKETTGYEFLSNGIFDFDVPVASSSRVTLTPPLDIPAISLDQLPKEKEPQSGLVKQTRPCTLPSLMAATADGDMITFQRRWKPQAISPLELQQRGGKGKAGELLTVPLHKLLDQVNELKSREKALKLQRQIDEEFEGQTKKIQMGTTMWVDKYRPKKFTDLLGEDRVHREVMSWLKEWDKCVFKRQQPQAKKRPFDASDSKPFAVDPLGRPHERVLLLSGPPGYGKTTLASIVARHAGYRILEINASDDRSYQTVQTRIRNAVDAGTSLGAEGKPTCVVIDEIDGAGGGESGFIKALIKLIQDVPAKKKSNTPAKPLRRPIICICNDLYAPALRPLRSYARIIRFRKPQAQSLVVRLRDICKREGLQSDTRSLNTLVEMTSGDVRSCLNTLQFIKSRSSVVTEEAIRATSLGLKDTSTTLQTAWNAIFIPLAAKKRRAQGSIDDTRYLPRIIPIINSCGEYDKLLLGAFEHYPNLKPLDGTMKNLTKVHEWLAFSDRLQARVTSEQEWELLGYMPWGVGAWYPHLASQGNSSKPTEYPKIDYEAYQTRASNEEVATAFKNVLPPILRSMFTTSTTLTELIPFLMRIISPPLKPVNANIVKPAEKAVLERLVELMIPLGLTFYKEKAENGQPMMRLEPAIDVFVHYDGKRAEDILASRFMIRQLISQAMDAELAQKRGGADTEASDTGADGFAKAYGLMGNIAKKPEEKALLPVTDFFGRTVAVIEEDVTADGVRPQAPPKKKFRPIYKFNEGSLSAVRRSVKMSALM